One region of Salvia miltiorrhiza cultivar Shanhuang (shh) chromosome 3, IMPLAD_Smil_shh, whole genome shotgun sequence genomic DNA includes:
- the LOC131018637 gene encoding uncharacterized protein LOC131018637 — translation MALYEALYGKKRRSPLYWDEVGERKVLGPDTVAKMIEIVRKIRQRIKEAQDRQKSYADTRRTELHFEIGDKVFLKVSPSKGINRFGVKGKLKPRFIGPYEILEKIGPVAYRLASPPSFENVHNVFHVSQLRRYVFDPKHVVYQDEMVLEPDLSYEESPEIILNRKIQQLRTKSIALLLDNREKKKQAMAENFDLEAMWRIIAELQRQLNERRQIKEANRRAQPPPPPSLLDYMYQSQVGQFD, via the exons ATGGCTCTGTATGAAGCTCTTTATGGAAAGAAgcgtagatcaccactttactgggatgaagttggTGAGAGAAAAGTGTTAGGACCTGACACGGTCGCAAAGATGATTGAGATTGTTCGAAAGATAAGGCAGAGGATCAAAGAagcgcaagatagacagaaatcttacgcagATACCCGCCGCACAGAGTTACATTTCGAGATAGGAGataaagttttcttgaaggtttcaccctcgaaagggataaATAGATTTGGGGTAAAAGGGAAGCTTAAACCCAGATTTATCGGCCCTTATGAGATCTTGGAAAAGATAGGTCCAGTAGCATATAGGTTGGCTTCGCCGCCTAGCTTTgaaaatgtgcataacgtgtttcacgtatCACAATTGAGGAGATATGTTTTCGACCCAAAGCATGTGGTCTACCAAGACGAAATggtcttagaaccagacttgagttatgaagagagtcCCGAGATAATTCTAAATCgtaagatccaacaattgagaacCAAATCAATTGCATTG TTGTTGGATAACCGCGAGAAGAAGAAGCAAGCGATGGCTGAGAATTTTGATCTTGAAGCTATGTGGCGTATTATTGCAGAACTGCAGAGGCAGCTGAATGAGCGAAGACAAATTAAAGAGGCCAACAGACGTGCGCAGCCTCCTCCACCACCTTCACTACTCGATTACATGTACCAATCTCAAGTTGGGCAATTTGATTGA